In Lentilactobacillus sp. SPB1-3, the sequence AATTCCGTACTGGTGACTCTGTTAAAGTTTACGTTAAGGTTGTTGAAGGTACACGTGAACGTATCCAATTGTTCGAAGGTGTTGTAATCAAACGTAAGGGTTCAGGTATCCAAGAAACTTATACTGTTCGTAAGATCAGTAACGGTGTTGGTATCGAACGTATCTTCCCATTACATTCACCACGTGTCGACAAAATCGAAGTAGTTCGTCATGGTCGTGTTCGTCGTGCCAAACTTTACTACTTACGTGCATTACAAGGAAAAGCTGCTCGTATTCCTGCATCACGTCGTGCAAGATAAGCTTTACCGAAAAGAGGTCAAACCCAATTTACTTGGGTTTCGGCCTTTTTTGTTTATATTTATTAATTTTTTGAAAACGGAACCAATCCATGATTGATAATCTGGTATGATTAATAAGGATAAGGGGGTGTGGACTTGATTAGTGCAGCAGATAAAAATTTAAATTGGTTTTTAAAGTATTTAAAAAATGAACGAAAGTATTCTGATGAAACTGTTTCATCTTATCAAAGAGATATCCAAGCTTTTATCAGTTTTTTAAATCAAACTAACCAAGAAGACGCTTCAATTCTTAAGGTAGACGCGTATGACGTCGAGGCATATTTAACTAACCTTCACGATCATGAGTATTCAAAAAATTCAGTTGCACAGAAGGTTTCGGCCCTTAGAACGTTTTATAACTACCTAATTAAAAATGATTTAGTTTCGGTAAATCCATTTGAATATGTGCATTTAAAAACAGAGAATAAAAAATTGCCAAGGTTTTTCTATCAATCAGAAATGCAGGCGTTATTTGATAGCGTTGAAAAAGATGATGAGAATCCATTAAGCTCAAGAAACCTCGCGTTGCTGGAGGTATTTTATGCCACTGGAATTCGAGTTAGTGAATGTGCAGGAATTACCCTTGACAGAATCGATTTTACTAATAAAATGATGTTAATCTTCGGAAAGGGAAACAAACAACGGTACGTCCCTTTTGGTGAACACGCCAAGAATGCCCTCAATAATTATCTACCTGTGAGGGAAAAAATTATGGTGGATCACAATGAAGATCATCAGTATTTATTTATTAATCATTACGGCAAACCAATTAGTGCTCGTGGGATTGAATATGTATTGAACGACATCATTAAGAAAAGTAGTCTAAGTTCCGATATTCATCCCCATATGCTGCGCCATACCTTTGCTACAGCGATGTTAAATAATGGTGCTGATATGCGGACGGTTCAAGAATTATTAGGGCATGCTAGTTTGTCATCGACCCAAATTTATACTCATGTAACGAAGTCTCATCTAATGCATGACTATAATCAATTCTTTCCCCGCTCAAATAAAAATCAAGAATAGGAGTTCATTTAATTTATGCCAGTAAAATTTGAAGCAACTACAATTTGTGCCGTTCGACACAATGGTCACCTAGCAATGGCCGGAGACGGTCAAGTCACTATGGGTGAAAAAGTAATTATGAAGGGAACTGCCCACAAGGTTCGTCGGATTTTTGACGGTAAAGTCGTCGTTGGATTCGCCGGCAGTGTTGCAGATGCCTTTAATCTAGAAGAGCGATTTGAAGCTAAGTTAGGTCAATATGATGGTGATTTAAAACGTGCTTCTGTTGAATTAGCTCAAGACTGGCGCAAGGACC encodes:
- the hslV gene encoding ATP-dependent protease subunit HslV; the encoded protein is MPVKFEATTICAVRHNGHLAMAGDGQVTMGEKVIMKGTAHKVRRIFDGKVVVGFAGSVADAFNLEERFEAKLGQYDGDLKRASVELAQDWRKDQALQKLEALLIVMNDKDLLLVSGSGEVIEPDDDILAIGSGGNFALAAATAMKHHAENMSAKEIAEAAIHIAGSIDIFTNQNVISEEL
- the rplS gene encoding 50S ribosomal protein L19 gives rise to the protein MRQNQLIEKLNNDQLRSDIPEFRTGDSVKVYVKVVEGTRERIQLFEGVVIKRKGSGIQETYTVRKISNGVGIERIFPLHSPRVDKIEVVRHGRVRRAKLYYLRALQGKAARIPASRRAR
- the xerC gene encoding tyrosine recombinase XerC, producing the protein MDLISAADKNLNWFLKYLKNERKYSDETVSSYQRDIQAFISFLNQTNQEDASILKVDAYDVEAYLTNLHDHEYSKNSVAQKVSALRTFYNYLIKNDLVSVNPFEYVHLKTENKKLPRFFYQSEMQALFDSVEKDDENPLSSRNLALLEVFYATGIRVSECAGITLDRIDFTNKMMLIFGKGNKQRYVPFGEHAKNALNNYLPVREKIMVDHNEDHQYLFINHYGKPISARGIEYVLNDIIKKSSLSSDIHPHMLRHTFATAMLNNGADMRTVQELLGHASLSSTQIYTHVTKSHLMHDYNQFFPRSNKNQE